One window of the Chryseobacterium camelliae genome contains the following:
- a CDS encoding GYDIA family GHMP kinase: protein MSRIFSPGKLMLTSEYFALDGALVLAVPTKLGQEFFFEVIGDCESMVFWEALHQGNTWLKAVIDYKNWDIAETNIPSAAEFVLNTLKNVQQLSSTRLSGDSSYHIKTNLQFPSDYGLGSSSTLMNNLAEWAAIDPFRLNTLSLGGSGYDIAVAKEKSAVLYQSVPEIKYDKVIFNPVFKDDLIFIHLNQKQDSREAIRLYRSKIKSPELVNEFSDLTKKILLCRELENFSSLMLIHEQKISDFLEIPTVKERFFSDCPVFVKSLGAWGGDFVMSAKFDGFEDYFWGKGFTSVFNWSDLIG, encoded by the coding sequence ATGAGCAGGATATTTTCACCGGGAAAGCTGATGCTGACTTCAGAATATTTTGCCCTTGATGGAGCTCTTGTCCTGGCCGTACCTACGAAGCTTGGACAAGAGTTTTTTTTTGAAGTAATAGGAGATTGTGAAAGCATGGTTTTCTGGGAAGCACTTCATCAGGGCAATACATGGCTGAAAGCAGTTATTGATTACAAAAACTGGGATATTGCGGAAACCAATATTCCTTCCGCTGCAGAATTCGTCCTGAACACATTAAAGAATGTACAGCAGCTTTCCTCTACCCGATTGAGCGGGGATTCTTCCTATCATATAAAGACCAACCTTCAGTTTCCTTCAGATTATGGCCTCGGCAGCAGTTCAACGTTAATGAATAACCTTGCCGAATGGGCTGCCATCGATCCTTTCCGGTTGAATACCCTAAGCCTGGGTGGAAGCGGTTATGATATTGCCGTGGCAAAAGAGAAATCTGCCGTTCTGTATCAAAGTGTGCCTGAGATAAAATATGATAAGGTGATATTTAATCCGGTATTCAAAGATGATCTCATTTTTATCCACCTGAACCAGAAGCAGGACAGCCGCGAAGCGATCCGCCTGTACCGTTCAAAAATAAAGTCTCCTGAACTTGTCAATGAATTTTCAGATTTGACAAAGAAAATTTTGTTATGCAGAGAATTGGAAAATTTTTCCAGCTTAATGTTGATTCATGAACAAAAAATATCAGATTTCCTTGAAATTCCCACAGTTAAAGAGCGCTTTTTCTCTGATTGTCCGGTATTTGTAAAAAGTCTGGGAGCCTGGGGAGGCGATTTTGTCATGAGCGCAAAATTTGACGGCTTTGAGGACTATTTTTGGGGAAAAGGTTTCACATCCGTTTTTAATTGGAGTGACTTAATTGGCTGA
- the fabD gene encoding ACP S-malonyltransferase, producing MKALVFPGQGSQFVGMGKELYDSRKDIKDLMESANEILGFDILSIMFNGTDEDLKRTEVTQPSIFIHSVAALKAVNGLGAEMVAGHSLGEFSALVANGVLSFDDGLRLVSERAKAMQDACNANPSSMAAILGLEDAKVEEICSQIEGIVVPANYNCPGQLVISGETSAVEEACEKLKEAGAKRALLLPVNGAFHSPLMQPAQEKLSAAIEKTKFRKPTIPVYQNITTTAVTNPEEIKQNLIAQLTGPVKWTQSVQNMIKDGASQFVEVGPGKTLQGLIKKIDSSVNMASAI from the coding sequence ATGAAAGCACTTGTATTTCCTGGGCAGGGTTCTCAATTCGTGGGAATGGGAAAAGAATTATATGATTCTCGAAAAGACATAAAGGATTTGATGGAATCTGCCAATGAAATTTTAGGTTTCGACATCCTTTCCATTATGTTTAACGGGACGGATGAAGATCTTAAAAGAACAGAGGTTACACAGCCTTCTATTTTTATCCATTCAGTTGCTGCGCTTAAGGCAGTTAACGGCTTGGGAGCTGAAATGGTAGCAGGACACTCTTTAGGGGAGTTCTCCGCACTGGTAGCCAACGGTGTTTTATCTTTTGATGACGGATTGAGGCTGGTATCGGAAAGGGCAAAAGCAATGCAGGATGCCTGCAATGCCAATCCGAGTTCCATGGCCGCTATCCTCGGGCTGGAAGATGCCAAAGTAGAAGAAATTTGCAGCCAGATCGAAGGGATCGTGGTACCGGCAAACTATAACTGCCCCGGACAGCTGGTTATCTCCGGCGAAACATCAGCAGTAGAAGAGGCTTGTGAGAAACTTAAGGAAGCAGGAGCCAAAAGAGCTTTGCTGTTACCGGTAAACGGGGCATTCCATTCGCCGCTTATGCAGCCTGCACAGGAGAAACTGTCTGCAGCGATCGAGAAAACAAAATTCAGAAAGCCTACTATTCCTGTGTATCAGAATATCACTACTACAGCGGTAACCAATCCTGAAGAAATCAAACAAAACCTTATTGCACAGCTTACAGGACCTGTAAAATGGACCCAATCTGTTCAGAACATGATCAAAGACGGAGCCTCTCAGTTTGTGGAAGTAGGTCCTGGAAAAACCCTTCAGGGTCTTATAAAAAAAATTGACAGTTCTGTGAATATGGCTTCTGCAATTTAA